In Streptomyces sp. NBC_00483, a single window of DNA contains:
- a CDS encoding CotH kinase family protein translates to MPSARAGRRLRDRLPVRLRHHWKPVTALGVGLAAMVCFLGDARISPYVTSSSRVEADAITDNVQGTVDLYDTSVSHSIQLAYQQTDFDKMMKEFKDDGTKDYIEADLTIDGVYLNDVGIRLKGNSTLSSLRGAKGMPGGGRDMPQGGQGAPAGGQGQKAGGKGGMGGMMQFNLSAKKPEELPWLVKVDEYVEGRAYQGEREISLRPGSDGQVPANEALSLSLTDESGQKAERYAFTKLKVNNRPTAARLMVEAPDTDYADDVSGGNAVLYKARASGSFEYKGDDPSDYETSFKQLNKKGSQDLEPVMKLIKWAGKASDKEFARDLDTYVDVDSFAKYVASQNLLLNFDDMAGPGKNYLLSYDLDTKKFSVLGWDYNLTFSGDATTGPDDSVGMGGGMPEGMPEGAPGGAAPGKQGGGGSDADAKGGMGGMGGRMQHVLKSKFLDSDAFDGVYQKAYSELYQKFYGSGTATKTLQEIADQARKAGADSKEFDTAVTKLQKTVTDRRAALAKDKKVTG, encoded by the coding sequence ATGCCCTCCGCCAGGGCGGGGCGGCGGCTGCGGGACCGGCTGCCCGTGCGACTGCGCCACCACTGGAAGCCGGTCACGGCGCTGGGTGTCGGGCTCGCCGCGATGGTCTGTTTCCTGGGTGACGCGCGGATCTCCCCGTACGTGACCTCGTCCTCGCGCGTCGAGGCGGACGCCATCACCGACAACGTCCAGGGGACGGTGGACCTGTACGACACCTCGGTGTCGCACTCGATCCAACTCGCTTACCAGCAGACCGACTTCGACAAGATGATGAAGGAGTTCAAGGACGACGGCACCAAGGACTACATCGAGGCCGACCTCACGATCGACGGTGTCTACCTCAACGACGTCGGGATCCGTCTGAAGGGGAACTCCACCCTGTCGTCCCTGCGCGGCGCCAAGGGCATGCCCGGTGGCGGCCGGGACATGCCTCAGGGCGGGCAGGGAGCTCCGGCCGGTGGCCAAGGTCAGAAGGCCGGAGGCAAGGGCGGAATGGGCGGCATGATGCAGTTCAATCTGTCCGCCAAGAAGCCCGAGGAACTGCCCTGGCTCGTCAAGGTCGACGAGTACGTCGAGGGCCGCGCCTACCAGGGCGAGCGGGAGATTTCGCTGCGCCCCGGCAGCGACGGCCAGGTCCCGGCCAACGAGGCACTGTCGCTGTCCCTGACCGACGAGAGCGGCCAGAAGGCCGAGCGGTACGCGTTCACCAAGCTGAAGGTGAACAACCGGCCCACCGCCGCCCGCCTCATGGTCGAGGCCCCCGACACCGACTACGCCGACGACGTGTCCGGCGGCAACGCCGTGCTCTACAAGGCCCGGGCGAGCGGCAGCTTCGAGTACAAGGGCGACGACCCCAGCGACTACGAGACGTCCTTCAAGCAGCTCAACAAGAAGGGCAGCCAGGACCTCGAACCGGTCATGAAGCTGATCAAGTGGGCCGGCAAGGCCTCGGACAAGGAGTTCGCGCGCGACCTCGACACCTACGTCGACGTCGACTCGTTCGCCAAGTACGTCGCCTCGCAGAACCTGCTGCTGAACTTCGACGACATGGCGGGCCCGGGCAAGAACTACCTGCTCTCGTACGACCTGGACACCAAGAAGTTCTCCGTCCTGGGCTGGGACTACAACCTGACCTTCAGCGGCGACGCCACCACCGGTCCCGACGACTCGGTCGGCATGGGCGGCGGCATGCCCGAGGGGATGCCGGAAGGCGCGCCCGGCGGCGCAGCGCCAGGAAAGCAAGGTGGCGGGGGCTCGGACGCGGACGCCAAGGGTGGAATGGGTGGCATGGGCGGGCGCATGCAGCACGTCCTGAAGTCCAAGTTCCTCGACTCCGACGCGTTCGACGGTGTCTACCAGAAGGCGTATAGCGAGCTGTACCAGAAGTTCTACGGCTCGGGTACGGCGACGAAGACCCTCCAGGAGATCGCGGACCAGGCCCGCAAGGCGGGCGCCGACTCCAAGGAGTTCGACACCGCCGTCACCAAGCTCCAGAAGACCGTCACCGACCGGCGCGCGGCGCTGGCCAAGGACAAGAAGGTGACCGGCTGA